From Carassius auratus strain Wakin unplaced genomic scaffold, ASM336829v1 scaf_tig00216332, whole genome shotgun sequence, one genomic window encodes:
- the LOC113097589 gene encoding oxysterol-binding protein 1-like isoform X2, translating into MSEPKAPTPAPGDTYKGWLFKWTNYIKGYQRRWFVLSNGLLSYYRTQAEMGHTCRGTINLATANIAVEDSCNFVISNGGTQTYHLKASSEVERQRWITALELAKAKAFRMQAESDDSGDDSTSPGGGQGSGSRNSEVQSTLRTLGSKVEDLSTCNDLIAKHGSALQRSLSELEGVRLGGETSEKIRQVTERATLFRITSNAMINACRDFLALAQAHSKRWQKALQAEREQRVRLEETLEQLAKQHNHLERAFRGATVLPSSKSNPAIDSKGPVPVKGDVSDEDEENEFFDACEDVQEFITVPADPKYHRSGSNVSGISSELGMDDGTTSLDEQSLGSNPESPQSREVVPVRKRRSRIPDKPNYSLNLWSIMKNCIGKELSKIPMPVNFNEPLSMLQRLSEDLEYYELLDRGAKCQSSLEQMCYVAAFTVSSYSTTVHRTGKPFNPLLGETFELDRGQESGYRSLCEQVSHHPPAAAHHAISERGWTLRQEIALASKFRGKYLSIMPLGSIHCIFEKSNNHYTWKKVTTTVHNIIVGKLWIDQSGEIDVVNHRTGDRCHLKFAPYSYFSRDVARKVTGVVTDKDGKAHYVLSGTWDEKMECSRVMQSSRGGENGTDGRQKTVYQTLKAKELWRKTPLPEGAENMYYFSTLALTLNEPEEGVAPTDSRRRPDQRLMEQGRWEEANAEKQRLEEKQRTVRREREREANHNGSPAEEVKEPADKALIEDSISDSPLKTEEVEIASEPSETTYKTETLHGSHPPAYSSGHQDNYKPMWFERQVDPMTGEPTHIYRGGYWEAKEQGNWDSCPDIF; encoded by the exons ATGTCGGAGCCCAAAGCGCCCACCCCGGCCCCTGGGGACACCTATAAAGGCTGGCTCTTCAAATGGACTAATTACATAAAGGGATACCAAAGGCGCTGGTTCGTCCTGAGCAATGGCTTGCTGTCATACTACAG GACCCAGGCGGAGATGGGTCACACATGTCGGGGCACCATAAACCTGGCCACAGCCAATATCGCGGTGGAAGACTCATGCAATTTCGTCATCTCCAATGGCGGCACGCAGACATATCACCTGAAGGCCAGCTCGGAGGTGGAGCGGCAGCGGTGGATCACAGCACTGGAGCTGGCCAAAGCCAAAGCTTTCCGCATGCAGGCTGAGTCGG ATGACTCCGGGGATGACTCCACTTCTCCTGGAGGAGGTCAGGGCTCAGGCTCACGCAACTCAGAGGTGCAGTCCACCCTCCGGACGCTGGGCAGCAAGGTGGAGGATCTCAGCACCTGCAATGACCTCATCGCCAAACACGGCTCTGCACTTCAGCG GTCCTTGTCTGAGCTGGAGGGAGTTCGGCTGGGAGGAGAGACGAGTGAAAAGATTCGGCAGGTGACGGAGCGAGCCACTCTCTTCCGCATCACCTCCAACGCCATGATCAAC GCCTGCCGGGACTTCCTGGCGTTGGCCCAGGCTCACAGTAAGCGCTGGCAGAAAGCCCTGCAGGccgagagagagcagagagtgagACTGGAGGAGACGCTGGAGCAGCTCGCCAAACAACACAACCATCTGGAGAGAGCCTTCAGAGGAGCCACCGTACTGCCTTCATCCAAGAGCAACCCTGCCATAGACAGCAAAG GCCCAGTTCCAGTAAAAGGGGACGTCAGTGACGAGGACGAGGAGAATGAATTCTTTGATGCATGCGAGGACGTTCAAGAGTTTATCACTGTACCAGCAGACCCCAAATATCACAG ATCCGGCAGCAATGTCAGTGGAATCAGTAGTGAGCTGGGAATGGACGACGGGACGACGTCG CTAGATGAGCAGTCTCTGGGGTCCAATCCCGAATCTCCACAGTCCCGGGAAGTAGTGCCTGTGAGAAAGAGGCGGAGCCGAATCCCAGATAAACCAAATTACTCTCTCAATCTATGGAGCATCATGAAGAACTGTATCGGAAAAGAGCTCTCCAAAATCCCTATGCCT GTGAACTTCAACGAGCCCCTGTCTATGCTGCAGCGTCTCTCTGAGGATCTGGAGTACTACGAGCTGCTGGACCGGGGCGCCAAGTGCCAAAGCTCCCTTGAGCAGATGTGCTACGTAGCAGCTTTCACCGTGTCCTCTTACTCCACCACAGTTCACCGCACGGGCAAACCCTTCAACCCTCTGCTGGGCGAGACATTCGAGCTAGACCGGGGGCAGGAGAGCGGCTACAGGTCCCTCTGTGAGCAG GTAAGTCATCATCCTCCGGCTGCGGCACATCACGCGATCTCCGAGCGAGGCTGGACCCTGAGACAGGAGATCGCCCTGGCCAGCAAGTTCAGGGGAAAATATCTCTCCATCATGCCCCTGG GTTCAATTCATTGTATCTTTGAGAAGAGTAACAATCACTACACCTGGAAGAAAGTCACAACCACAGTGCACAATATCATTGTCGGGAAACTCTGGATAGATCAG TCGGGAGAAATAGATGTTGTGAACCACAGAACAGGGGACCGCTGTCATCTCAAGTTCGCGCCGTACAGCTACTTCTCCCGAGACGTGGCCAGAAAG GTCACGGGGGTGGTGACGGATAAGGACGGGAAAGCACACTATGTTCTGTCTGGGACGTGGGACGAGAAGATGGAATGCTCTCGTGTGATGCAGAGCAGCAGAGGGGGAGAGAACGGCACCGACGGGCGACAGAAAACCGTCTATCAGACGCTCAAAGCCAAAGAGCTGTGGAGGAAGACACCGCTGCC GGAAGGTGCTGAAAACATGTACTACTTCTCGACCCTGGCGTTGACATTGAATGAGCCGGAGGAGGGTGTAGCTCCCACGGACAGCCGGAGGCGGCCGGATCAGCGTCTGATGGAGCAGGGCCGCTGGGAAGAAGCCAACGCTGAGAAACAAAGACTGGAGGAGAAGCAGCGCACCGTCCgccgagagagggagagagaggccAACCACAACGGCAGCCCTGCAGAAGAAGTTAAGGAGCCAGCGGACAAGG CTCTCATTGAGGACTCCATATCTGACTCCCCACTAAAAA CCGAAGAAGTCGAGATTGCCAGTGAGCCCTCTGAGACCACTTACAAAA CTGAAACACTGCACGGCTCACACCCACCTGCATACTCAA GTGGTCACCAGGACAATTACAAGCCCATGTGGTTCGAGCGGCAGGTCGACCCGATGACAGGAGAGCCCACGCACATCTACAGAGGAGGATACTGGGAAGCTAAGGAGCAAGGCAACTGGGACTCCTGCCCGGATATCTTCTGA
- the LOC113097589 gene encoding oxysterol-binding protein 1-like isoform X7: MSEPKAPTPAPGDTYKGWLFKWTNYIKGYQRRWFVLSNGLLSYYRTQAEMGHTCRGTINLATANIAVEDSCNFVISNGGTQTYHLKASSEVERQRWITALELAKAKAFRMQAESDDSGDDSTSPGGGQGSGSRNSEVQSTLRTLGSKVEDLSTCNDLIAKHGSALQRSLSELEGVRLGGETSEKIRQVTERATLFRITSNAMINACRDFLALAQAHSKRWQKALQAEREQRVRLEETLEQLAKQHNHLERAFRGATVLPSSKSNPAIDSKGPVPVKGDVSDEDEENEFFDACEDVQEFITVPADPKYHRRSGSNVSGISSELGMDDGTTSLDEQSLGSNPESPQSREVVPVRKRRSRIPDKPNYSLNLWSIMKNCIGKELSKIPMPVNFNEPLSMLQRLSEDLEYYELLDRGAKCQSSLEQMCYVAAFTVSSYSTTVHRTGKPFNPLLGETFELDRGQESGYRSLCEQVSHHPPAAAHHAISERGWTLRQEIALASKFRGKYLSIMPLGSIHCIFEKSNNHYTWKKVTTTVHNIIVGKLWIDQSGEIDVVNHRTGDRCHLKFAPYSYFSRDVARKVTGVVTDKDGKAHYVLSGTWDEKMECSRVMQSSRGGENGTDGRQKTVYQTLKAKELWRKTPLPEGAENMYYFSTLALTLNEPEEGVAPTDSRRRPDQRLMEQGRWEEANAEKQRLEEKQRTVRREREREANHNGSPAEEVKEPADKALIEDSISDSPLKSGHQDNYKPMWFERQVDPMTGEPTHIYRGGYWEAKEQGNWDSCPDIF, translated from the exons ATGTCGGAGCCCAAAGCGCCCACCCCGGCCCCTGGGGACACCTATAAAGGCTGGCTCTTCAAATGGACTAATTACATAAAGGGATACCAAAGGCGCTGGTTCGTCCTGAGCAATGGCTTGCTGTCATACTACAG GACCCAGGCGGAGATGGGTCACACATGTCGGGGCACCATAAACCTGGCCACAGCCAATATCGCGGTGGAAGACTCATGCAATTTCGTCATCTCCAATGGCGGCACGCAGACATATCACCTGAAGGCCAGCTCGGAGGTGGAGCGGCAGCGGTGGATCACAGCACTGGAGCTGGCCAAAGCCAAAGCTTTCCGCATGCAGGCTGAGTCGG ATGACTCCGGGGATGACTCCACTTCTCCTGGAGGAGGTCAGGGCTCAGGCTCACGCAACTCAGAGGTGCAGTCCACCCTCCGGACGCTGGGCAGCAAGGTGGAGGATCTCAGCACCTGCAATGACCTCATCGCCAAACACGGCTCTGCACTTCAGCG GTCCTTGTCTGAGCTGGAGGGAGTTCGGCTGGGAGGAGAGACGAGTGAAAAGATTCGGCAGGTGACGGAGCGAGCCACTCTCTTCCGCATCACCTCCAACGCCATGATCAAC GCCTGCCGGGACTTCCTGGCGTTGGCCCAGGCTCACAGTAAGCGCTGGCAGAAAGCCCTGCAGGccgagagagagcagagagtgagACTGGAGGAGACGCTGGAGCAGCTCGCCAAACAACACAACCATCTGGAGAGAGCCTTCAGAGGAGCCACCGTACTGCCTTCATCCAAGAGCAACCCTGCCATAGACAGCAAAG GCCCAGTTCCAGTAAAAGGGGACGTCAGTGACGAGGACGAGGAGAATGAATTCTTTGATGCATGCGAGGACGTTCAAGAGTTTATCACTGTACCAGCAGACCCCAAATATCACAG GAGATCCGGCAGCAATGTCAGTGGAATCAGTAGTGAGCTGGGAATGGACGACGGGACGACGTCG CTAGATGAGCAGTCTCTGGGGTCCAATCCCGAATCTCCACAGTCCCGGGAAGTAGTGCCTGTGAGAAAGAGGCGGAGCCGAATCCCAGATAAACCAAATTACTCTCTCAATCTATGGAGCATCATGAAGAACTGTATCGGAAAAGAGCTCTCCAAAATCCCTATGCCT GTGAACTTCAACGAGCCCCTGTCTATGCTGCAGCGTCTCTCTGAGGATCTGGAGTACTACGAGCTGCTGGACCGGGGCGCCAAGTGCCAAAGCTCCCTTGAGCAGATGTGCTACGTAGCAGCTTTCACCGTGTCCTCTTACTCCACCACAGTTCACCGCACGGGCAAACCCTTCAACCCTCTGCTGGGCGAGACATTCGAGCTAGACCGGGGGCAGGAGAGCGGCTACAGGTCCCTCTGTGAGCAG GTAAGTCATCATCCTCCGGCTGCGGCACATCACGCGATCTCCGAGCGAGGCTGGACCCTGAGACAGGAGATCGCCCTGGCCAGCAAGTTCAGGGGAAAATATCTCTCCATCATGCCCCTGG GTTCAATTCATTGTATCTTTGAGAAGAGTAACAATCACTACACCTGGAAGAAAGTCACAACCACAGTGCACAATATCATTGTCGGGAAACTCTGGATAGATCAG TCGGGAGAAATAGATGTTGTGAACCACAGAACAGGGGACCGCTGTCATCTCAAGTTCGCGCCGTACAGCTACTTCTCCCGAGACGTGGCCAGAAAG GTCACGGGGGTGGTGACGGATAAGGACGGGAAAGCACACTATGTTCTGTCTGGGACGTGGGACGAGAAGATGGAATGCTCTCGTGTGATGCAGAGCAGCAGAGGGGGAGAGAACGGCACCGACGGGCGACAGAAAACCGTCTATCAGACGCTCAAAGCCAAAGAGCTGTGGAGGAAGACACCGCTGCC GGAAGGTGCTGAAAACATGTACTACTTCTCGACCCTGGCGTTGACATTGAATGAGCCGGAGGAGGGTGTAGCTCCCACGGACAGCCGGAGGCGGCCGGATCAGCGTCTGATGGAGCAGGGCCGCTGGGAAGAAGCCAACGCTGAGAAACAAAGACTGGAGGAGAAGCAGCGCACCGTCCgccgagagagggagagagaggccAACCACAACGGCAGCCCTGCAGAAGAAGTTAAGGAGCCAGCGGACAAGG CTCTCATTGAGGACTCCATATCTGACTCCCCACTAAAAA GTGGTCACCAGGACAATTACAAGCCCATGTGGTTCGAGCGGCAGGTCGACCCGATGACAGGAGAGCCCACGCACATCTACAGAGGAGGATACTGGGAAGCTAAGGAGCAAGGCAACTGGGACTCCTGCCCGGATATCTTCTGA
- the LOC113097589 gene encoding oxysterol-binding protein 1-like isoform X4, which produces MSEPKAPTPAPGDTYKGWLFKWTNYIKGYQRRWFVLSNGLLSYYRTQAEMGHTCRGTINLATANIAVEDSCNFVISNGGTQTYHLKASSEVERQRWITALELAKAKAFRMQAESDDSGDDSTSPGGGQGSGSRNSEVQSTLRTLGSKVEDLSTCNDLIAKHGSALQRSLSELEGVRLGGETSEKIRQVTERATLFRITSNAMINACRDFLALAQAHSKRWQKALQAEREQRVRLEETLEQLAKQHNHLERAFRGATVLPSSKSNPAIDSKGPVPVKGDVSDEDEENEFFDACEDVQEFITVPADPKYHRRSGSNVSGISSELGMDDGTTSLDEQSLGSNPESPQSREVVPVRKRRSRIPDKPNYSLNLWSIMKNCIGKELSKIPMPVNFNEPLSMLQRLSEDLEYYELLDRGAKCQSSLEQMCYVAAFTVSSYSTTVHRTGKPFNPLLGETFELDRGQESGYRSLCEQVSHHPPAAAHHAISERGWTLRQEIALASKFRGKYLSIMPLGSIHCIFEKSNNHYTWKKVTTTVHNIIVGKLWIDQSGEIDVVNHRTGDRCHLKFAPYSYFSRDVARKVTGVVTDKDGKAHYVLSGTWDEKMECSRVMQSSRGGENGTDGRQKTVYQTLKAKELWRKTPLPEGAENMYYFSTLALTLNEPEEGVAPTDSRRRPDQRLMEQGRWEEANAEKQRLEEKQRTVRREREREANHNGSPAEEVKEPADKALIEDSISDSPLKTEEVEIASEPSETTYKSGHQDNYKPMWFERQVDPMTGEPTHIYRGGYWEAKEQGNWDSCPDIF; this is translated from the exons ATGTCGGAGCCCAAAGCGCCCACCCCGGCCCCTGGGGACACCTATAAAGGCTGGCTCTTCAAATGGACTAATTACATAAAGGGATACCAAAGGCGCTGGTTCGTCCTGAGCAATGGCTTGCTGTCATACTACAG GACCCAGGCGGAGATGGGTCACACATGTCGGGGCACCATAAACCTGGCCACAGCCAATATCGCGGTGGAAGACTCATGCAATTTCGTCATCTCCAATGGCGGCACGCAGACATATCACCTGAAGGCCAGCTCGGAGGTGGAGCGGCAGCGGTGGATCACAGCACTGGAGCTGGCCAAAGCCAAAGCTTTCCGCATGCAGGCTGAGTCGG ATGACTCCGGGGATGACTCCACTTCTCCTGGAGGAGGTCAGGGCTCAGGCTCACGCAACTCAGAGGTGCAGTCCACCCTCCGGACGCTGGGCAGCAAGGTGGAGGATCTCAGCACCTGCAATGACCTCATCGCCAAACACGGCTCTGCACTTCAGCG GTCCTTGTCTGAGCTGGAGGGAGTTCGGCTGGGAGGAGAGACGAGTGAAAAGATTCGGCAGGTGACGGAGCGAGCCACTCTCTTCCGCATCACCTCCAACGCCATGATCAAC GCCTGCCGGGACTTCCTGGCGTTGGCCCAGGCTCACAGTAAGCGCTGGCAGAAAGCCCTGCAGGccgagagagagcagagagtgagACTGGAGGAGACGCTGGAGCAGCTCGCCAAACAACACAACCATCTGGAGAGAGCCTTCAGAGGAGCCACCGTACTGCCTTCATCCAAGAGCAACCCTGCCATAGACAGCAAAG GCCCAGTTCCAGTAAAAGGGGACGTCAGTGACGAGGACGAGGAGAATGAATTCTTTGATGCATGCGAGGACGTTCAAGAGTTTATCACTGTACCAGCAGACCCCAAATATCACAG GAGATCCGGCAGCAATGTCAGTGGAATCAGTAGTGAGCTGGGAATGGACGACGGGACGACGTCG CTAGATGAGCAGTCTCTGGGGTCCAATCCCGAATCTCCACAGTCCCGGGAAGTAGTGCCTGTGAGAAAGAGGCGGAGCCGAATCCCAGATAAACCAAATTACTCTCTCAATCTATGGAGCATCATGAAGAACTGTATCGGAAAAGAGCTCTCCAAAATCCCTATGCCT GTGAACTTCAACGAGCCCCTGTCTATGCTGCAGCGTCTCTCTGAGGATCTGGAGTACTACGAGCTGCTGGACCGGGGCGCCAAGTGCCAAAGCTCCCTTGAGCAGATGTGCTACGTAGCAGCTTTCACCGTGTCCTCTTACTCCACCACAGTTCACCGCACGGGCAAACCCTTCAACCCTCTGCTGGGCGAGACATTCGAGCTAGACCGGGGGCAGGAGAGCGGCTACAGGTCCCTCTGTGAGCAG GTAAGTCATCATCCTCCGGCTGCGGCACATCACGCGATCTCCGAGCGAGGCTGGACCCTGAGACAGGAGATCGCCCTGGCCAGCAAGTTCAGGGGAAAATATCTCTCCATCATGCCCCTGG GTTCAATTCATTGTATCTTTGAGAAGAGTAACAATCACTACACCTGGAAGAAAGTCACAACCACAGTGCACAATATCATTGTCGGGAAACTCTGGATAGATCAG TCGGGAGAAATAGATGTTGTGAACCACAGAACAGGGGACCGCTGTCATCTCAAGTTCGCGCCGTACAGCTACTTCTCCCGAGACGTGGCCAGAAAG GTCACGGGGGTGGTGACGGATAAGGACGGGAAAGCACACTATGTTCTGTCTGGGACGTGGGACGAGAAGATGGAATGCTCTCGTGTGATGCAGAGCAGCAGAGGGGGAGAGAACGGCACCGACGGGCGACAGAAAACCGTCTATCAGACGCTCAAAGCCAAAGAGCTGTGGAGGAAGACACCGCTGCC GGAAGGTGCTGAAAACATGTACTACTTCTCGACCCTGGCGTTGACATTGAATGAGCCGGAGGAGGGTGTAGCTCCCACGGACAGCCGGAGGCGGCCGGATCAGCGTCTGATGGAGCAGGGCCGCTGGGAAGAAGCCAACGCTGAGAAACAAAGACTGGAGGAGAAGCAGCGCACCGTCCgccgagagagggagagagaggccAACCACAACGGCAGCCCTGCAGAAGAAGTTAAGGAGCCAGCGGACAAGG CTCTCATTGAGGACTCCATATCTGACTCCCCACTAAAAA CCGAAGAAGTCGAGATTGCCAGTGAGCCCTCTGAGACCACTTACAAAA GTGGTCACCAGGACAATTACAAGCCCATGTGGTTCGAGCGGCAGGTCGACCCGATGACAGGAGAGCCCACGCACATCTACAGAGGAGGATACTGGGAAGCTAAGGAGCAAGGCAACTGGGACTCCTGCCCGGATATCTTCTGA
- the LOC113097589 gene encoding oxysterol-binding protein 1-like isoform X6 — translation MSEPKAPTPAPGDTYKGWLFKWTNYIKGYQRRWFVLSNGLLSYYRTQAEMGHTCRGTINLATANIAVEDSCNFVISNGGTQTYHLKASSEVERQRWITALELAKAKAFRMQAESDDSGDDSTSPGGGQGSGSRNSEVQSTLRTLGSKVEDLSTCNDLIAKHGSALQRSLSELEGVRLGGETSEKIRQVTERATLFRITSNAMINACRDFLALAQAHSKRWQKALQAEREQRVRLEETLEQLAKQHNHLERAFRGATVLPSSKSNPAIDSKGPVPVKGDVSDEDEENEFFDACEDVQEFITVPADPKYHRRSGSNVSGISSELGMDDGTTSLDEQSLGSNPESPQSREVVPVRKRRSRIPDKPNYSLNLWSIMKNCIGKELSKIPMPVNFNEPLSMLQRLSEDLEYYELLDRGAKCQSSLEQMCYVAAFTVSSYSTTVHRTGKPFNPLLGETFELDRGQESGYRSLCEQVSHHPPAAAHHAISERGWTLRQEIALASKFRGKYLSIMPLGSIHCIFEKSNNHYTWKKVTTTVHNIIVGKLWIDQSGEIDVVNHRTGDRCHLKFAPYSYFSRDVARKVTGVVTDKDGKAHYVLSGTWDEKMECSRVMQSSRGGENGTDGRQKTVYQTLKAKELWRKTPLPEGAENMYYFSTLALTLNEPEEGVAPTDSRRRPDQRLMEQGRWEEANAEKQRLEEKQRTVRREREREANHNGSPAEEVKEPADKAEEVEIASEPSETTYKSGHQDNYKPMWFERQVDPMTGEPTHIYRGGYWEAKEQGNWDSCPDIF, via the exons ATGTCGGAGCCCAAAGCGCCCACCCCGGCCCCTGGGGACACCTATAAAGGCTGGCTCTTCAAATGGACTAATTACATAAAGGGATACCAAAGGCGCTGGTTCGTCCTGAGCAATGGCTTGCTGTCATACTACAG GACCCAGGCGGAGATGGGTCACACATGTCGGGGCACCATAAACCTGGCCACAGCCAATATCGCGGTGGAAGACTCATGCAATTTCGTCATCTCCAATGGCGGCACGCAGACATATCACCTGAAGGCCAGCTCGGAGGTGGAGCGGCAGCGGTGGATCACAGCACTGGAGCTGGCCAAAGCCAAAGCTTTCCGCATGCAGGCTGAGTCGG ATGACTCCGGGGATGACTCCACTTCTCCTGGAGGAGGTCAGGGCTCAGGCTCACGCAACTCAGAGGTGCAGTCCACCCTCCGGACGCTGGGCAGCAAGGTGGAGGATCTCAGCACCTGCAATGACCTCATCGCCAAACACGGCTCTGCACTTCAGCG GTCCTTGTCTGAGCTGGAGGGAGTTCGGCTGGGAGGAGAGACGAGTGAAAAGATTCGGCAGGTGACGGAGCGAGCCACTCTCTTCCGCATCACCTCCAACGCCATGATCAAC GCCTGCCGGGACTTCCTGGCGTTGGCCCAGGCTCACAGTAAGCGCTGGCAGAAAGCCCTGCAGGccgagagagagcagagagtgagACTGGAGGAGACGCTGGAGCAGCTCGCCAAACAACACAACCATCTGGAGAGAGCCTTCAGAGGAGCCACCGTACTGCCTTCATCCAAGAGCAACCCTGCCATAGACAGCAAAG GCCCAGTTCCAGTAAAAGGGGACGTCAGTGACGAGGACGAGGAGAATGAATTCTTTGATGCATGCGAGGACGTTCAAGAGTTTATCACTGTACCAGCAGACCCCAAATATCACAG GAGATCCGGCAGCAATGTCAGTGGAATCAGTAGTGAGCTGGGAATGGACGACGGGACGACGTCG CTAGATGAGCAGTCTCTGGGGTCCAATCCCGAATCTCCACAGTCCCGGGAAGTAGTGCCTGTGAGAAAGAGGCGGAGCCGAATCCCAGATAAACCAAATTACTCTCTCAATCTATGGAGCATCATGAAGAACTGTATCGGAAAAGAGCTCTCCAAAATCCCTATGCCT GTGAACTTCAACGAGCCCCTGTCTATGCTGCAGCGTCTCTCTGAGGATCTGGAGTACTACGAGCTGCTGGACCGGGGCGCCAAGTGCCAAAGCTCCCTTGAGCAGATGTGCTACGTAGCAGCTTTCACCGTGTCCTCTTACTCCACCACAGTTCACCGCACGGGCAAACCCTTCAACCCTCTGCTGGGCGAGACATTCGAGCTAGACCGGGGGCAGGAGAGCGGCTACAGGTCCCTCTGTGAGCAG GTAAGTCATCATCCTCCGGCTGCGGCACATCACGCGATCTCCGAGCGAGGCTGGACCCTGAGACAGGAGATCGCCCTGGCCAGCAAGTTCAGGGGAAAATATCTCTCCATCATGCCCCTGG GTTCAATTCATTGTATCTTTGAGAAGAGTAACAATCACTACACCTGGAAGAAAGTCACAACCACAGTGCACAATATCATTGTCGGGAAACTCTGGATAGATCAG TCGGGAGAAATAGATGTTGTGAACCACAGAACAGGGGACCGCTGTCATCTCAAGTTCGCGCCGTACAGCTACTTCTCCCGAGACGTGGCCAGAAAG GTCACGGGGGTGGTGACGGATAAGGACGGGAAAGCACACTATGTTCTGTCTGGGACGTGGGACGAGAAGATGGAATGCTCTCGTGTGATGCAGAGCAGCAGAGGGGGAGAGAACGGCACCGACGGGCGACAGAAAACCGTCTATCAGACGCTCAAAGCCAAAGAGCTGTGGAGGAAGACACCGCTGCC GGAAGGTGCTGAAAACATGTACTACTTCTCGACCCTGGCGTTGACATTGAATGAGCCGGAGGAGGGTGTAGCTCCCACGGACAGCCGGAGGCGGCCGGATCAGCGTCTGATGGAGCAGGGCCGCTGGGAAGAAGCCAACGCTGAGAAACAAAGACTGGAGGAGAAGCAGCGCACCGTCCgccgagagagggagagagaggccAACCACAACGGCAGCCCTGCAGAAGAAGTTAAGGAGCCAGCGGACAAGG CCGAAGAAGTCGAGATTGCCAGTGAGCCCTCTGAGACCACTTACAAAA GTGGTCACCAGGACAATTACAAGCCCATGTGGTTCGAGCGGCAGGTCGACCCGATGACAGGAGAGCCCACGCACATCTACAGAGGAGGATACTGGGAAGCTAAGGAGCAAGGCAACTGGGACTCCTGCCCGGATATCTTCTGA